A genomic stretch from Halichoerus grypus chromosome 5, mHalGry1.hap1.1, whole genome shotgun sequence includes:
- the CYP7B1 gene encoding cytochrome P450 7B1 has protein sequence MGLFSLEPLLPQLLSFPGLALAAALLLVVLCLRAGRTRRPGEPPLIKGWLPYLGEALKLQKDPLGFMKTLQKQHGDTFTVLLGGKYITFILDPFQYQFVMKSHKLSFQVFTNKLLRKVFSIEKLATNDDLNNDLHGCYHLLQGTSLDILTENMMQNLKQVFEFQLLKTTNWDTAYLLTFCSSVIFEVTFTTIYGKSLADNRKTFITELRDDFLKFDDKFPYLISDIPIELLGNVKSIRKKLIKRLTSEHLAKTQGWSEVVQMRQDILEKYYTLEDFEIGAHHLGFLWASVTNTIPATFWAMYYLLQHPEAMAVLRDEIDHLLQSTGQKKGSGFPIQLTREQLDSLVYLESTVLEVLRLCSFSSIIRFVQEDLTLQSETQDYCLRKGDLVAIFPPAIHYDPEIFEAPEEFRFDRFVEDGKKKTAFFKNGKKLKYYLLPFGFGASKCPGRFLAIVEVKQLLVVLLTYFDLEIIDAKPMEANYSRLLFGIQHPASDVLFRYKLRS, from the exons gaGACCTGGTGAGCCTCCACTGATAAAAGGCTGGCTTCCTTACCTTGGAGAGGCCCTGAAATTACAAAAGGATCCTTTAGGTTTCATGAAAACTCTTCAAAAACAACATGGTGACACTTTCACTGTTCTCCTTGGAG gaaaGTATATAACATTTATCCTGGACCCTTTTCAGTACCAGTTCGTAATGAAAAGTCACAAATTAAGCTTTCAAGTATTCACTAATAAACTATTAAGGAAAGTATTTTCCATCGAAAAGTTGGCAACCAATGATGACCTGAACAATGACCTTCATGGCTGCTATCATCTTTTACAAGGGACGTCTTTGGATATACTCACAGAAAACATGATGCAGAATTTAAAAcaagtgtttgagttccagtTATTAAAAACCACAAATTGGGACACGGCATACCTGTTGACATTCTGCAGCTCAGTAATATTTGAGGTCACGTTCACAACcatatatggaaaatctcttGCTGACAATAGGAAAACATTTATTACTGAGCTAAGAgatgatttcttaaaatttgatGACAAATTCCCATATTTAATATCAGACATACCCATAGAGCTTCTAGGAAATGTCAAATCTATTAGAAAGAAACTTATAAAACGCTTGACATCAGAACACTTAGCTAAGACACAGGGATGGTCAGAAGTTGTTCAAATGAGGCAAGATATCCTGGAGAAATACTATACGCTTGAGGACTTTGAAATAGGAG CACATCATTTAGGGTTTCTCTGGGCTTCTGTGACAAACACTATTCCAGCTACGTTCTGGGCGATGTATTACCTCCTACAGCACCCGGAAGCTATGGCAGTACTGCGTGATGAAATTGACCATTTGCTGCAGTCAACAGGTCAAAAGAAAGGGTCTGGATTTCCCATCCAGCTCACCAGAGAACAACTGGACAGCCTGGTCTACctag AAAGCACCGTTCTCGAGGTTTTACGACTATGCTCATTTTCAAGCATCATTCGTTTTGTTCAAGAGGATTTGACTCTGCAGTCAGAGACGCAGGACTACTGTTTGCGAAAGGGGGACTTGGTAGCCATCTTTCCTCCAGCCATACATTATGACCCGGAAATCTTTGAAGCTCCAGAG GAGTTTAGGTTTGATCGTTTTGTAGAAGATGGTAAGAAGAAAACCGCCTTTTTCAAAAACGGGAAAAAGCTGAAGTATTACCTATTGCCATTTGGATTTGGAGCCAGCAAATGTCCAGGCCGATTTTTGGCAATTGTTGAAGTAAAGCAATTGTTGGTTGtacttttaacttattttgaTTTAGAAATAATTGATGCTAAACCTATGGAAGCAAACTACAGTCGCCTTTTGTTTGGTATTCAGCATCCAGCTTCTGATGTTTTATTTAGGTACAAACTAAGATCTTAA